The Bryobacteraceae bacterium genome includes a window with the following:
- a CDS encoding photosynthetic protein synthase I, translated as MTLRRTLPVLMAFLAAAGAVRAQLPAHETPRELEGVGIDEKLGQKVDLSLQFVGEDGYPHALGEYFASGKPVILNLVYYSCPMLCTLVLNGQTEALRQIPQTAGKDFEIVTISIDPTENYKLAQAKRALYLESYERTRQGWHFLADYQGNVARLADQVGFRYRWDDRSKQYAHAAAIMVLSPDGMVSRYLYGVRFKPFDLRLALAEAASGKTGLSDKILLYCFHYDPAARSYTLVAMNIMRAGGALAVLALGFMLFRYWRRERLRAATRTEMVTAK; from the coding sequence ATGACGCTGCGCCGCACACTCCCGGTCCTGATGGCCTTTCTGGCCGCTGCAGGCGCCGTGCGCGCGCAGTTGCCGGCTCACGAAACGCCGCGGGAGCTGGAGGGCGTGGGCATCGACGAGAAGCTCGGCCAGAAGGTGGATCTCTCACTGCAGTTCGTGGGCGAGGACGGCTACCCGCACGCGCTGGGCGAATATTTCGCCTCGGGCAAGCCGGTGATCCTGAACCTCGTTTACTATTCCTGCCCAATGCTTTGCACGCTGGTGCTGAACGGGCAGACGGAAGCGCTGCGGCAGATCCCGCAGACGGCGGGGAAGGACTTCGAGATCGTCACGATCAGCATCGATCCCACGGAAAACTACAAACTGGCCCAGGCCAAGCGCGCGCTGTATCTGGAGTCGTACGAGCGCACCAGGCAGGGCTGGCATTTCCTGGCCGACTATCAGGGCAACGTGGCGCGGCTGGCCGATCAGGTGGGATTCCGCTACCGCTGGGACGACCGCAGCAAGCAGTACGCGCATGCCGCCGCGATCATGGTGCTGTCGCCCGACGGCATGGTGAGCCGGTATCTGTACGGGGTGCGGTTCAAGCCGTTCGATCTGCGCCTGGCGCTGGCCGAAGCGGCCAGCGGGAAGACCGGCCTCAGCGACAAGATTCTGCTGTACTGTTTCCACTACGATCCTGCCGCCCGCAGCTACACGCTGGTGGCGATGAACATCATGCGCGCAGGAGGGGCGCTGGCCGTGCTGGCGCTCGGTTTCATGCTTTTCCGCTACTGGCGCCGCGAGCGCCTGCGCGCAGCAACCCGGACTGAAATGGTGACTGCCAAATGA